A DNA window from Helianthus annuus cultivar XRQ/B chromosome 15, HanXRQr2.0-SUNRISE, whole genome shotgun sequence contains the following coding sequences:
- the LOC110914490 gene encoding uncharacterized protein LOC110914490, with protein sequence MTDTNEDEATRQEQLKTMISEEIGRAMQASIPHLAQEVEGHVLEVVESMMASKMDELKGMISEVQGRKGTRKCTYKEFMACNPLPFKGEIDPIACQRWIASTEAVFIRSHCEKEDQMMFATGLLQLRAKDWWDVYSKELGEEKVQVLTWQEFKEPSLKYHCPQSAIDKIQEDFLHLRQKDETIDEITNVFLDKLKFCKDIAGTERMKINRYYGMLKAEYREFIIPAKCETLNELIDLARDREIEIRRQAERGEKRVSENVSSSSPSKKPKFQDQSKKDKAKGSIPKCKTCPNPSRTCYNCFQPGHIKAECPKLQQKTDKEARKEEAPRAKGRMFQITTEEAKDHPNVVSGIFSLNSMPTYVLFDTGASRSFVSSELVSHPSFRIERMHVPLEVEIADSKSYLLHEVCRNCEIIIEDEKFAIDLIPMILGEFKVIVGMDWLAKHQAEIQCEKKVIHVLTSGGKRVSIQGERNINLKLCFIVQVYKYVRNGSKGFLTYVVDTKQNTPKIEEVEVVNEFLDVFPEDLPGLPPEREVDFKIELYPDAKPVAKAPYRLAPTEMRELMVQI encoded by the exons ATGACGGATACGAATGAGGATGAAGCGACACGACAAGAACAGCTGAAAACTATGATCTCGGAAGAGATTGGAAGGGCAATGCAAGCAAGTATTCCCCATTTAGCCCAAGAAGTAGAGGGTCATGTGTTGGAAGTGGTAGAATCAATGATGGCGAGTAAGATGGACGAGTTGAAGGGAATGATTAGTGAAGTGCAAGGAAGGAAAGGAACTCGCAAATGCACATACAAAGAATTTATGGCGTGCAACCCGTTACCATTCAAAGGAGAAATTGATCCTATAGCATGTCAAAGGTGGATTGCAAGTACGGAAGCGGTGTTCATAAGGAGTCATTGTGAAAAGGAGGATCAAATGATGTTCGCCACCGGTTTGCTACAACTCCGAGCTAAGGATTGGTGGGATGTTTATAGTAAAGAGCTTGGGGAAGAAAAAGTTCAAGTCTTGACATGGCAAGAGTTCAAGGAACCTTCTCTGAAGTACCACTGTCCGCAATCTGCCATTGACAAGATCCAAGAAGATTTCTTACATCTTCGTCAGAAAGATGAAACCATTGATGAAATCACCAACGTTTTCCTTGACAAGCTGAAGTTCTGTAAAGATATAGCAGGAACGGAAAGAATGAAGATAAACCGTTATTACGGTATGTTGAAGGCTGAATATCGGGAGTTCATAATTCCCGCTAAATGTGAAACTTTGAATGAGCTCATTGACTTGGCCCGAGATAGGGAGATTGAAATAAGAAGACAGGCAGAAAGAGGTGAAAAGAGAGTATCTGAGAATGTTTCCAGCTCTAGCCCTTCAAAGAAACCAAAATTTCAAGATCAAAGCAAGAAGGATAAGGCGAAGGGTAGTATTCCGAAATGCAAAAC GTGTCCAAATCCTTCCAGAACGTGTTACAACTGTTTCCAACCGGGTCATATTAAGGCTGAGTGTCCCAAGCTTCAACAGAAAACCGATAAGGAAGCAAGAAAGGAGGAAGCCCCAAGAGCTAAGGGGAGGATGTTTCAGATCACAACCGAAGAAGCGAAGGACCACCCGAATGTTGTAtcaggtatattctcattgaacTCGATGCCTACGtacgtgttatttgatactggtgccagTAGATCGTTTGTATCCAGTGAACTAGTGTCACACCCCTCTTTTAGAATCGAAAGAATGCATGTACCATTAGAAGTAGAGATAGCCGATAGTAAGAGTTATTTGTTGCACGAAGTTTGTAGAAATTGTGAAATAATCATTGAAGACGAGAAGTTTGCCATTGACCTTATTCCCATGATATTGGGGGAATTTAAGGTTAtagttggcatggattggctagCTAAACATCAGGCCGAAATTCAATGTGAGAAGAAGGTGATTCATGTGTTAACATCGGGAGGAAAACGAGTAAGCATACAAGGGGAAAGGAATATCAATTTGAAGCTTTGTTTTATAGTCCAAGTATACAAGTACGTACGAAATGGAAGCAAGGGATTTCTAACTTATGTGGTGGATACTAAGCAGAATACCCCTAAGATAGAAGAGGTTGAAGTCGTGAACGAGTTTCTcgatgtttttccggaagatttgCCGGGGCTTCCGCCGGAACGTGAAGTAGATTTTAAGATTGAATTATATCCCGATGCCAAACCGGTAGCCAAGGCTCCTTATAGGTTGGCCCCAACTGAAATGCGGGAGTTAATGGTACAAATATAA